From a single Bacillus pumilus genomic region:
- the spoVT gene encoding stage V sporulation protein T, protein MKATGIVRRIDDLGRVVIPKEIRRTLRIREGDPLEIFVDRDGEVILKKYSPISELGDFAKEYADALFDSLGHSILICDRDTYIAVSGSSKKEYLNKSISDLLERTMDQRNSVLEESKKEIQLVDGIDDDVSAYTIAPIVANGDPIGAVVLFSKERSMGEVEHKAAETAAGFLARQMEH, encoded by the coding sequence ATGAAAGCAACTGGTATTGTACGCCGCATCGATGATCTAGGTAGAGTGGTTATTCCAAAGGAGATTCGCAGAACATTGCGCATCCGGGAAGGAGATCCACTTGAAATTTTCGTCGACCGCGATGGAGAAGTGATTTTGAAGAAATATTCGCCGATTAGTGAGCTAGGGGACTTTGCGAAGGAATATGCTGATGCATTATTCGACAGTTTGGGTCATTCCATCCTGATCTGTGATCGAGATACGTATATTGCTGTATCCGGTAGTTCGAAAAAAGAGTACTTAAACAAATCTATCAGTGATTTACTTGAACGAACAATGGACCAGCGTAATTCTGTGTTAGAAGAAAGCAAAAAAGAAATTCAACTTGTCGATGGTATTGATGATGACGTATCTGCTTATACCATTGCACCTATTGTTGCAAACGGAGATCCGATTGGCGCCGTCGTGTTATTTTCTAAAGAGCGTTCAATGGGAGAAGTGGAGCATAAAGCGGCAGAAACGGCAGCTGGCTTCTTAGCCCGTCAAATGGAACACTAG
- a CDS encoding putative polysaccharide biosynthesis protein: MKNAVNQPHWLFQGAVILTIAGLLSKVLSAIYRVPFQNIVGDTGFYIYQQVYPFLGIAIMLGTTGFPVMVSKLLSEHGEENRRIIIRVSLVYITLLSLVLFLCLYIGAGRIASLMADSQLILLIQMSAFVFLFLPLTVMLRGVFQSGGMMLPTAISQLVEQLIRVGVLLVLSFYFVRHGYSLYETGAGAVFSSIAGSTASLILLLFLWLTYRKQSAASMAGKRVTLRKKDVLKSLVLYTFTICISGLLILWMQMIDAFHLYPLLRSEGLSEAAAKAAKGVYDRGQPFLQLGTVFAISIGTSLVPFLSSAMRNGEHETIRQKVRTSFKTTSVLGIGSAVGLICILASVNTMLFRNDLGTDALQIFCISIAFTSIAITQMALLQGLGHTVYPAVVVILSVLVKWILTLALVPLFGIHGAAWSTVCGFLAAALLNAVYLKHKGWISLRELFPVKILLSAAFMAIVLIGYQALFSWVIPFEKRPFSVLESLTSVFIGGFAFLYSILKLEVFTDEEWRLIPLGEKILYFKQMRGNQNGR; the protein is encoded by the coding sequence ATGAAAAATGCTGTGAATCAGCCGCATTGGCTTTTCCAGGGTGCGGTGATTTTGACCATCGCAGGTTTGTTATCAAAGGTACTAAGTGCCATTTATCGTGTCCCTTTCCAAAACATCGTTGGGGACACAGGGTTTTATATTTATCAGCAAGTATACCCCTTCCTAGGCATTGCCATCATGCTCGGCACCACAGGGTTTCCTGTCATGGTGTCCAAGCTTCTGAGTGAGCATGGGGAAGAGAATCGACGGATCATTATAAGGGTATCCTTGGTCTATATCACGTTACTGAGCTTGGTCTTATTTCTTTGTCTTTACATAGGGGCAGGAAGAATTGCGAGCCTTATGGCGGACAGTCAATTAATTCTGCTCATCCAAATGAGTGCTTTTGTATTTTTATTTCTGCCGCTTACTGTAATGCTGAGGGGAGTTTTTCAGAGTGGCGGTATGATGCTTCCCACCGCTATTTCTCAACTTGTTGAGCAGCTCATTAGGGTAGGTGTTTTGCTTGTATTATCCTTCTATTTCGTGAGGCACGGTTATTCGCTTTATGAAACAGGTGCGGGTGCGGTATTCTCCTCCATCGCAGGCAGTACGGCCTCACTCATACTGCTTCTTTTCCTTTGGCTGACTTACAGAAAACAGTCTGCTGCAAGTATGGCAGGCAAACGGGTGACACTTCGGAAAAAGGATGTTTTGAAGAGTTTGGTGCTGTATACATTCACGATTTGTATCAGCGGATTGCTCATTTTATGGATGCAAATGATTGATGCCTTTCACCTATATCCTTTACTGAGGAGCGAGGGTCTGAGTGAAGCCGCGGCAAAGGCGGCAAAAGGTGTGTATGACCGAGGCCAACCATTCTTACAGCTAGGGACGGTGTTTGCTATTAGCATTGGAACCTCTCTTGTACCATTTTTATCGTCGGCCATGCGTAATGGAGAGCATGAAACGATAAGGCAAAAAGTGCGTACATCGTTTAAGACCACGTCCGTTTTAGGCATTGGGTCAGCGGTCGGACTGATTTGTATTCTAGCATCAGTTAATACCATGCTTTTTCGTAATGACTTAGGCACAGATGCGCTGCAAATATTCTGTATTTCCATCGCATTTACATCCATTGCGATTACGCAAATGGCTTTACTTCAGGGACTGGGACATACCGTGTATCCAGCTGTTGTGGTGATCCTGAGTGTACTCGTGAAATGGATACTAACGCTTGCGCTTGTCCCGCTATTTGGCATTCACGGTGCCGCTTGGTCAACCGTATGTGGTTTTCTCGCTGCCGCTCTGCTCAATGCTGTTTATTTGAAGCATAAAGGATGGATTTCATTGAGAGAGCTGTTTCCAGTGAAAATTCTATTATCAGCCGCCTTCATGGCTATTGTCTTAATTGGGTATCAGGCTCTGTTTTCTTGGGTCATTCCCTTTGAAAAACGACCTTTTTCTGTTTTAGAGAGCCTGACGTCAGTTTTTATTGGTGGTTTCGCCTTTTTATATAGTATTCTTAAGCTAGAAGTATTTACGGACGAGGAATGGAGACTCATTCCATTAGGAGAAAAGATTTTATATTTTAAACAGATGAGAGGGAATCAAAATGGCAGGTAA